One Robbsia sp. KACC 23696 DNA segment encodes these proteins:
- the rlmJ gene encoding 23S rRNA (adenine(2030)-N(6))-methyltransferase RlmJ — MFSYRHGFHAGNHADVLKHAMLVALLRYMARKDKAYWYVDTHAGAGAYALTEGFAAKREEFNNGVGRLWPQSAHAQHKAIVAPASAVATPALIVDYLDQIAAMNPDGQLQFYPGSPYLAWQLLRDQDRMRLFELHPSEIDILADNFARTDKRTLITKANGFDALRGVMPPASRRALTLIDPSYEDKQDYARTLASVADAMKRFATGVYAVWYPIVSRAESAAFPAQLRNLGATSWLHATLQIATPSADGFGLHGSGMFVINPPFVLEGLLQEALPWLCDALAEDDGATWSLEAYIP, encoded by the coding sequence ATGTTCAGTTACCGCCACGGCTTTCATGCCGGCAATCACGCCGATGTTTTGAAGCACGCCATGCTCGTGGCGCTGCTGCGCTATATGGCGCGCAAGGATAAAGCCTATTGGTATGTCGATACCCACGCCGGCGCCGGTGCCTACGCGCTGACCGAAGGATTTGCGGCAAAGCGTGAAGAGTTCAACAACGGCGTCGGCCGTCTGTGGCCGCAAAGCGCGCACGCGCAGCACAAGGCCATCGTCGCGCCGGCATCGGCCGTGGCCACGCCGGCGCTGATCGTCGACTATCTCGATCAGATCGCGGCAATGAATCCCGACGGCCAGCTCCAGTTCTATCCCGGCTCGCCGTATCTGGCGTGGCAACTGCTGCGGGATCAGGACCGGATGCGACTGTTCGAACTGCATCCGAGCGAAATCGATATTCTCGCCGACAATTTCGCGCGCACGGACAAGCGCACGCTGATCACCAAGGCCAATGGTTTCGACGCCTTGCGCGGCGTGATGCCGCCCGCCTCGCGCCGGGCGCTGACTCTGATCGATCCCTCCTACGAGGACAAGCAGGACTACGCGCGCACGCTCGCCAGCGTCGCCGATGCGATGAAACGCTTTGCCACGGGCGTCTACGCGGTCTGGTATCCGATCGTCTCGCGCGCGGAATCCGCCGCGTTCCCGGCGCAGTTGCGCAACCTCGGCGCCACCTCCTGGCTCCATGCGACCTTGCAGATCGCCACGCCGTCCGCCGACGGTTTCGGACTGCACGGCAGCGGCATGTTCGTCATCAATCCCCCTTTTGTGCTGGAAGGCTTGCTGCAGGAAGCGCTGCCCTGGCTCTGCGATGCACTGGCGGAAGACGACGGCGCCACGTGGTCGCTGGAAGCCTATATCCCCTGA
- a CDS encoding SUMF1/EgtB/PvdO family nonheme iron enzyme — translation MPEDLHGADPRTVASTTEAPRFARSFVLNDRAPVHANDRGVVQQPALNAADFLAEYRAACAQTDQLFAAVHPDFLSSRPVPERHRLLFYIGHLEAFDWNLLASRALAQPPFNPEFDHLFAFGIDPVGGGLPTDVPEDWPSMQAIRQYRDTVRDRIETAIAHVDFSQSVRRLPEDIRTDAPIEGDDVHAAAGADAAAKVRQDEGDVSIATLCLVALEHRQMHAETLAYLIHQMPYAHKRAPDAAAAQGHTEPTGGARAGTSAAIQTPAAQRDDATDPGAHVGAEAPMCRIPGGVVSMGLPGSFTIAATRGASSLSAQASAAADRTHASQFGWDNEWVDPAAAQVSVPAFEIDRWMVTNGAFLRFVEAGGYDDPTWWREEDWAWRQAADVSHPAFWERDVAAPDGWRWRGMFAPLALPLSWPVYVSRAEAAAYARFVGKRLPTEAEWLRAAEGVAGLPDASMSLRPADTRDAAFTDGAAPGSAAEQASRAFHGNADFRRWDPDAVDAHPQNHSHFGVEGQFGNGWEWTADPFAPFKGFKAFPFYRGYSADFFDNQHFVMKGGSPRTAARMLRPSFRNWFQAHYPYVYAGFRCAR, via the coding sequence ATGCCAGAAGACCTACACGGCGCCGACCCGCGCACCGTGGCCTCCACGACCGAAGCCCCGCGTTTCGCTCGGTCGTTCGTGCTGAACGATCGCGCCCCAGTCCATGCAAACGATCGCGGCGTTGTGCAACAGCCGGCGCTGAACGCCGCGGATTTCCTCGCCGAATACCGCGCCGCCTGCGCCCAGACCGACCAGTTATTCGCCGCGGTACATCCCGATTTTCTAAGCAGTCGTCCGGTTCCCGAGCGGCACCGCCTGCTGTTCTATATCGGTCATCTCGAAGCGTTCGATTGGAACCTGCTCGCGTCGCGGGCGTTGGCGCAGCCGCCTTTCAATCCGGAATTCGACCATCTGTTCGCATTCGGTATCGATCCGGTAGGCGGTGGTTTGCCGACCGATGTACCGGAAGACTGGCCGTCGATGCAAGCGATCCGACAGTATCGCGATACGGTAAGAGACCGTATAGAAACCGCCATTGCCCATGTCGATTTTTCCCAGTCGGTGCGTCGTTTGCCGGAGGACATCCGGACCGATGCGCCGATCGAGGGGGATGACGTCCATGCCGCCGCCGGCGCCGACGCGGCGGCAAAAGTGCGTCAGGACGAGGGCGACGTCTCCATCGCCACGCTGTGCCTGGTGGCATTGGAACATCGTCAGATGCATGCCGAGACGCTGGCCTATTTGATTCATCAGATGCCCTACGCGCACAAACGCGCGCCCGACGCCGCCGCGGCGCAGGGGCACACCGAACCTACAGGCGGCGCGCGCGCCGGCACATCCGCTGCCATCCAAACGCCTGCGGCCCAGCGCGACGACGCCACGGATCCCGGCGCCCACGTGGGCGCGGAGGCGCCGATGTGCCGGATCCCTGGCGGCGTGGTATCGATGGGCTTGCCGGGCAGTTTCACGATCGCCGCCACGCGGGGCGCTTCCTCCCTGTCCGCGCAGGCGAGCGCAGCGGCGGATCGCACGCACGCCAGCCAGTTCGGCTGGGATAACGAATGGGTGGATCCAGCCGCGGCACAGGTGTCGGTGCCCGCGTTCGAAATCGACCGATGGATGGTGACGAACGGCGCGTTTCTGCGCTTTGTCGAAGCCGGCGGCTACGACGATCCCACCTGGTGGCGCGAGGAGGATTGGGCGTGGCGTCAGGCCGCCGATGTCTCGCACCCGGCGTTCTGGGAGCGCGATGTCGCGGCGCCTGACGGCTGGCGGTGGCGCGGCATGTTCGCGCCGCTGGCGCTTCCCTTGTCCTGGCCCGTGTATGTCAGCCGTGCGGAAGCGGCCGCGTATGCGCGTTTTGTCGGCAAGCGCTTGCCGACCGAGGCGGAATGGCTTCGGGCGGCGGAAGGCGTCGCGGGCTTGCCGGACGCATCGATGTCGCTGCGGCCGGCCGATACGCGGGATGCCGCGTTCACCGACGGCGCGGCACCGGGAAGCGCCGCCGAACAGGCGTCGCGTGCTTTCCACGGCAATGCCGATTTCCGACGCTGGGATCCCGACGCGGTGGATGCGCATCCGCAGAACCATAGCCACTTTGGCGTGGAAGGGCAGTTCGGCAACGGCTGGGAATGGACGGCCGATCCGTTCGCGCCTTTCAAGGGCTTCAAGGCATTTCCGTTTTATCGCGGCTATTCGGCCGACTTTTTCGACAACCAGCATTTTGTGATGAAAGGCGGCTCGCCGCGAACCGCTGCCCGGATGCTCAGGCCATCGTTCCGTAATTGGTTCCAGGCGCATTACCCGTATGTATATGCCGGTTTTCGCTGCGCGCGATAA
- a CDS encoding amino acid aminotransferase — MTLFSAVELAPRDPILGLNEAFAADTRTNKANLGIGVYTNDDGKVPLLRAVAAAEKARLEAAPARGYLPIEGLAAYDKAVQTLLFGADSPLIGANRVITAQALGGTGALKIGADFLKRLNPQAKVAISDPSWENHRALFEAAGFDVVNYPYYDAETRGVAFDKLIAAFKSYAAGTIVVLHACCHNPTGADLTVDQWKQIVAVVAERGLVPFLDMAYQGFGDGIDADAVSVRLFADAGLSAFVSSSFSKSFSLYGERVGALSIVTQDADETKRVLSQLKRVIRTNYSNPPTHGGSIVAAVLSDPALRAMWETELAEMRDRIRTMRTSLVEKLKSSGAARDFSFIAAQRGMFSYSGLSSAQVDRLREEFGIYAVGTGRICVAALNTRNIDAVANAVAKVVA, encoded by the coding sequence ATGACGTTGTTTTCCGCTGTCGAACTCGCACCCCGCGACCCGATCTTGGGCCTGAACGAAGCTTTCGCCGCCGACACGCGGACGAACAAAGCCAACTTGGGCATCGGCGTCTATACCAACGATGACGGCAAGGTGCCTTTGCTGCGCGCGGTCGCCGCTGCGGAAAAAGCACGACTCGAAGCGGCGCCGGCGCGCGGCTATCTGCCGATCGAAGGCCTGGCCGCCTACGACAAGGCCGTGCAGACGCTTTTGTTCGGCGCGGACTCGCCGCTGATCGGCGCCAATCGCGTCATCACCGCGCAGGCGCTGGGCGGCACCGGCGCGCTGAAGATCGGCGCGGACTTCTTGAAGCGCCTGAATCCGCAGGCCAAGGTCGCCATCAGCGATCCGAGCTGGGAAAACCACCGCGCGCTGTTCGAGGCGGCCGGTTTCGACGTCGTCAACTACCCGTACTACGACGCCGAAACGCGCGGCGTTGCTTTCGACAAGCTGATCGCCGCTTTCAAGTCGTACGCGGCGGGCACGATCGTCGTGCTGCACGCCTGCTGCCATAACCCGACCGGCGCCGACCTGACGGTCGACCAGTGGAAACAGATCGTCGCCGTGGTCGCCGAGCGCGGCCTGGTACCCTTCCTGGACATGGCCTATCAAGGCTTCGGCGACGGCATCGATGCCGACGCGGTGTCGGTGCGCTTGTTCGCGGACGCGGGCCTGTCGGCCTTCGTCTCCAGCTCGTTCTCGAAGTCGTTCTCGCTGTACGGCGAACGCGTCGGCGCGCTGTCGATCGTCACGCAAGATGCCGATGAAACCAAGCGCGTGTTGTCGCAACTGAAGCGCGTGATCCGGACGAACTACTCGAACCCGCCGACGCACGGCGGCTCGATCGTCGCGGCCGTGCTGAGCGATCCGGCACTGCGCGCCATGTGGGAAACGGAACTCGCCGAAATGCGCGACCGCATCCGCACGATGCGGACTTCGCTGGTGGAGAAGCTCAAGTCCTCGGGCGCCGCCCGCGACTTCTCCTTCATCGCGGCGCAGCGCGGGATGTTCTCGTACTCGGGCCTGAGCAGCGCGCAGGTGGATCGCTTGCGCGAGGAATTCGGCATCTATGCCGTCGGCACCGGTCGCATCTGCGTCGCCGCGCTGAACACGCGCAATATCGACGCCGTCGCGAATGCCGTCGCCAAGGTCGTTGCCTAA
- a CDS encoding heavy-metal-associated domain-containing protein, whose amino-acid sequence MPQFQVSDMTCQHCVKAVTQAVREVDPDARVDIDLASGRVDVASSGSPETLRAAIDAAGYPAATV is encoded by the coding sequence ATGCCCCAATTCCAAGTAAGCGATATGACCTGCCAGCATTGCGTCAAAGCCGTCACGCAGGCGGTGCGGGAGGTCGACCCGGACGCGCGCGTGGACATCGATCTCGCGAGCGGCCGCGTCGACGTGGCGAGCAGCGGATCGCCCGAGACGCTACGCGCGGCGATCGATGCAGCCGGCTATCCGGCGGCCACCGTATAA
- a CDS encoding 3-hydroxybutyrate dehydrogenase: MPERESQQGSLAGKVAVVTGAASGIGRAIAEGLSRAGAMVAVADLDLTKASDVAAQICERGGKAVGIAMDVSDEAAVDQGFDELAAAFGAVDILVSNAGIQIVEGLDTLAYADWKKVLAIHLDGAFLTTRAALRQMYRANRGGTVIYMGSAHSHLASPLKAPYVTAKHGLLGLARTLAKEGAKHGVRSHVVCPGFVKTPLVEKQIPEQAKALGISEEAVVRDVMLAHTVDGTFTTLEDVAQTVQFLCAFPSAALTGQSIMVSHGWYMQ; the protein is encoded by the coding sequence ATGCCTGAGCGAGAGAGTCAGCAAGGTTCCCTGGCGGGCAAGGTTGCGGTGGTGACGGGCGCCGCGAGCGGCATCGGTCGCGCGATCGCGGAAGGCTTGTCACGTGCCGGCGCGATGGTGGCGGTGGCCGATCTCGATTTAACGAAGGCCAGCGATGTCGCGGCACAGATCTGCGAGCGGGGCGGCAAGGCCGTCGGCATCGCGATGGATGTCTCGGACGAAGCCGCGGTCGATCAGGGCTTCGACGAATTGGCGGCCGCGTTCGGTGCCGTGGATATTCTGGTATCGAATGCCGGCATTCAGATCGTCGAAGGGCTGGACACGCTGGCCTACGCCGATTGGAAGAAGGTCCTGGCGATTCATCTGGACGGGGCGTTTTTGACGACGCGCGCGGCCTTGCGGCAAATGTATCGGGCGAACCGGGGCGGTACCGTCATTTATATGGGGTCGGCGCATTCGCATCTGGCCTCGCCATTGAAAGCGCCTTACGTGACGGCGAAGCACGGCTTGCTGGGTCTGGCGCGCACCTTGGCGAAAGAAGGCGCGAAGCATGGCGTCCGCTCGCACGTCGTCTGTCCGGGATTCGTCAAAACACCGCTGGTGGAAAAGCAGATTCCCGAGCAGGCAAAAGCGCTGGGCATTTCAGAGGAGGCGGTGGTGCGGGATGTGATGCTGGCGCACACCGTCGATGGGACGTTCACGACGCTCGAGGACGTCGCGCAGACGGTGCAGTTTCTGTGCGCCTTCCCGAGCGCCGCGCTGACCGGTCAGTCGATCATGGTCAGCCACGGCTGGTATATGCAGTAA
- the cueR gene encoding Cu(I)-responsive transcriptional regulator, translating into MNIGEASKASGVSAKMIRYYEGIGLLPETARSEAGYRRYGERDLHLLRFVRQSRDLGFKIDDIKRLLTLWQDRGRTSADVKAIALDHVRELDQRIADLTAMRATLSQLAEACHGDDRPDCPILDTLGTSPCCPSSGGRGSDSPAPAAGAGAFAFGQGI; encoded by the coding sequence ATGAATATCGGTGAGGCATCGAAGGCGTCCGGGGTCAGCGCGAAGATGATCCGGTATTACGAGGGCATCGGCCTGTTGCCGGAAACGGCGCGCAGCGAGGCCGGGTACCGGCGCTATGGCGAGCGGGATCTGCACCTGTTGCGTTTCGTACGGCAGTCCCGCGATCTCGGCTTCAAGATCGACGATATCAAACGTCTGCTGACGTTATGGCAGGATCGTGGGCGAACGAGCGCTGACGTCAAGGCGATCGCGCTCGACCATGTGCGGGAGTTGGATCAGCGCATCGCCGATCTGACGGCGATGCGGGCGACGTTGTCGCAACTGGCGGAAGCCTGTCATGGCGACGATCGCCCGGATTGTCCGATTCTTGATACGCTCGGGACGTCGCCGTGTTGCCCATCGTCCGGCGGCCGCGGCAGCGATTCGCCCGCGCCGGCAGCCGGCGCGGGGGCATTTGCCTTCGGTCAGGGGATATAG
- a CDS encoding L-histidine N(alpha)-methyltransferase, translating into MFAQAVRDGLGQDGQKSLPPTYLYDALGSTLFDAITLLPEYGVTRAEERVLIRHAARIATQVRASTPRTKALRVVELGSGSGRKTRTLLQALTREGPVHYTPIDVSGAALAQCAQALSDLPGVTIQPFEGDYLDGLTQIGRERAQADRGEPSHRQTSGQDGQPEDASHEKAAVALHEAQGDVSARLARDLRGAPMLVLFLGSTIGNFPRLAAQRFMMALRSGMRAGDALLLGTDLLKPIDTLLHAYDDPTGVTAAFNLNVLGRINRELQGDFVLPSFEHVARFNPQARSVEMHLRAKTRQRVNVAAASLQAAFLEGETIWTESSHKYLPDEVVRMGRDARYDVVDQWTDETWPFAETLMAVH; encoded by the coding sequence ATGTTCGCTCAAGCAGTGCGCGACGGCTTGGGACAAGACGGTCAAAAATCGCTTCCGCCGACCTATCTGTACGATGCCTTGGGCTCGACGCTGTTCGACGCCATTACGCTGCTGCCCGAGTACGGCGTGACGCGCGCCGAAGAGCGGGTGCTGATCCGTCACGCGGCGCGAATCGCCACGCAGGTGCGCGCATCGACGCCGCGCACCAAGGCCTTGCGTGTCGTCGAATTGGGCAGCGGTTCGGGACGCAAGACCCGTACGTTGCTGCAGGCACTGACGCGCGAAGGGCCGGTGCATTACACGCCGATCGATGTGTCCGGCGCGGCGCTCGCGCAATGCGCGCAGGCGCTGTCGGATCTGCCCGGCGTGACGATCCAACCGTTCGAGGGCGACTATCTCGACGGCTTGACGCAGATCGGGCGCGAACGCGCGCAGGCCGATCGCGGCGAGCCGTCGCATCGGCAAACGAGTGGGCAGGACGGCCAACCGGAGGATGCGTCACATGAGAAGGCCGCGGTGGCACTGCACGAAGCGCAGGGCGACGTGTCGGCACGCCTGGCGCGTGACCTGCGCGGCGCACCGATGCTAGTGCTTTTCCTCGGCAGCACGATCGGCAATTTCCCCCGGCTGGCGGCGCAGCGTTTCATGATGGCGCTGCGAAGCGGGATGCGCGCAGGCGATGCCTTGCTGCTGGGGACGGATCTGCTGAAGCCGATCGATACGCTGCTGCACGCCTACGACGATCCCACCGGCGTTACCGCGGCGTTCAACCTCAATGTGTTGGGCCGGATCAATCGCGAGCTGCAGGGCGACTTCGTCTTGCCGTCGTTCGAACATGTCGCGCGGTTCAATCCGCAGGCCCGTAGCGTCGAGATGCATTTACGCGCGAAGACGCGACAGCGCGTGAATGTCGCCGCCGCATCGTTGCAGGCGGCCTTTCTCGAGGGCGAGACCATCTGGACCGAAAGCAGCCATAAGTATCTGCCGGACGAGGTAGTGCGGATGGGGCGCGATGCCCGGTATGATGTCGTCGATCAATGGACCGATGAAACCTGGCCCTTCGCCGAAACGCTGATGGCAGTGCACTGA
- a CDS encoding 5'-methylthioadenosine/adenosylhomocysteine nucleosidase, which yields MSISAADISSSSPQAPQADDRPIGIIGALPEEIAGLIAQLALPPAAPASDTVGRPVATTLTLGSRDFHHGCIDDIDCVAVLSRIGKVAAAATASILIHRFDVRAILFVGVAGGMADTVRVGDIVIGSQFIQHDMDASPLFPRFEIPLLGTRCFAADSEWSARLHRAAQGYLASRVDGEHAVDAMADASASARPQVHVGLIGSGDRFVSGANERARLREALPALLAVDMESAAVAQVCVEHGVPFAAMRSISDSADDGAAVDFPMFLREVAAVYADGVLRAVFAAHRAERNDAVR from the coding sequence ATGTCGATTTCCGCCGCCGATATTTCTTCCTCGTCACCGCAAGCGCCGCAAGCGGACGACCGCCCGATCGGCATCATCGGCGCGCTGCCGGAGGAGATTGCCGGCTTGATCGCGCAGCTTGCCTTGCCTCCGGCGGCACCAGCGAGCGATACCGTCGGCCGTCCCGTCGCGACGACGTTGACGTTGGGCAGTCGCGATTTCCACCACGGCTGCATCGACGATATCGATTGTGTCGCGGTGCTGTCCCGGATCGGCAAGGTCGCGGCAGCGGCGACGGCGAGTATCCTGATTCATCGCTTCGACGTGCGCGCGATCCTGTTCGTCGGTGTCGCTGGCGGCATGGCGGATACGGTACGAGTAGGGGATATCGTTATCGGCTCGCAATTCATCCAGCACGACATGGACGCATCGCCGCTATTCCCCCGCTTTGAAATTCCGCTGCTGGGCACGCGCTGCTTTGCAGCCGATTCCGAATGGTCGGCGCGCTTGCATCGCGCGGCGCAGGGCTATCTGGCCTCGCGCGTAGACGGCGAGCACGCCGTCGATGCGATGGCCGATGCGTCCGCCAGTGCGCGACCGCAAGTGCACGTCGGTTTGATCGGCAGTGGCGACCGTTTCGTGTCGGGCGCGAACGAGCGCGCGCGACTGCGCGAGGCACTGCCGGCGCTGCTGGCCGTCGATATGGAAAGCGCCGCCGTAGCGCAGGTCTGCGTCGAGCACGGGGTGCCGTTCGCGGCGATGCGGTCGATTTCCGACAGCGCCGATGATGGCGCCGCGGTCGATTTCCCGATGTTCCTGCGCGAGGTGGCGGCTGTGTATGCGGACGGCGTCCTGCGCGCGGTCTTCGCGGCGCATCGGGCCGAGCGCAACGACGCCGTGCGTTAA
- a CDS encoding universal stress protein, producing MYKKLMAAIDGSDTSKRAFDEAIRFAQSQGAQLHVVYVVDSPAMLYGVGFYDPAELKKAFVEEGSLLAKEAAESLQAAGVQGETAIIDAQSANGDVVQALAQEALRWGADLVVLGTHGRRGMQRALLGSVAEEFMRVTPVPVLLVRYAADE from the coding sequence ATGTACAAGAAGCTCATGGCCGCAATCGACGGCAGCGACACCTCAAAGCGGGCATTCGATGAAGCGATCCGCTTTGCACAGAGCCAGGGCGCCCAACTGCACGTCGTATATGTCGTGGACAGCCCCGCCATGCTGTACGGCGTCGGCTTTTACGATCCCGCGGAATTGAAGAAGGCGTTTGTCGAGGAAGGGTCGCTGCTGGCCAAGGAAGCCGCCGAGTCCTTGCAGGCCGCCGGTGTGCAAGGCGAAACCGCCATCATCGACGCGCAAAGCGCCAATGGCGACGTCGTGCAGGCGCTCGCGCAAGAGGCTCTTCGGTGGGGTGCCGACCTCGTCGTCCTGGGAACGCATGGCCGCCGGGGCATGCAACGCGCCTTGCTCGGCAGCGTTGCCGAAGAGTTCATGCGCGTCACGCCGGTGCCGGTACTGTTGGTCCGATACGCCGCCGACGAGTAA